The genomic interval GGAGACCATTATCAAGCCAAGAACAAATTCACAGGTTCCATGTTCCGATTTTTCATACCGCTCCAATACTTCATCTAAGTCTAATCAATGTTTATCTAAAGGAGGTTGTATTCATACCAACCCTTAAAGCAACTAAACACtaattgaaaaaaacagagTCACTGAAATGTCCAAGAAAAAAATCAGCAAACGGGAGAAGGAAAAAAGCGTGGACCAAAAGGGTAACAGATCTCTAAATTACCCAAGATGCAACATAAACCAGGATTCAAAGCACAAAAATCAATGAGCATATTTAAAAGATCTCTCATAtgagaatacatttaaaaagagaaatggaCACTTCAAATGTGCCTTTGCTAATTCTAAAGTACCCCTCAGACATTAAACTACCACTGCAATAAAACCATGCTACATTCTAAAATAACCAAAGTAAAATCAGTATATCTTTTGCACAATACTAAATAAGAATTTAAAGATGTTGAATGTATCCGTATGTTGGGGAAAACAATTATTATCTCCAAATGCATGAGCACAATGGAACATTTCGTCAGAATTAAAATGTGGTCGGCCGACGGAGCGTTGTTTGTCATATCAATGTCATAAAGTTACTGACTCACTCAAGGTACTTTTGTTTAGTTTCCTCTGAAAGACAAGTTGGCAGGTGGAACTGTGATCTAAAATGTctgaacaaaagaaagaaaagaaacatgggGGATGGGTCTTAGACATCTCAAGTTTAAAGGTGATGTTCAGCACCAAAGACAGAGACGCAGCAATGCATTGAGATCAAGTGAAACTGATTTTTCGAAAAAGATCAcgaaaaaagaaacatgaatgACCAAAAACTTTTGATATCTGAATACCacaatggaaacatcttctcgTGTCTCTTGAAAGATACCACAAGAATTCAACCTAAACTAAGAAGTGAAGTACACTCCATGAGTATTGGAACAAATTGCTTTTAGAATAAAGGTCGGCTTGACGTCTTCTTTGCACCCATGCTAAACATTCCGaatctgtgatttaaaaaagaagataGGCAACACAGGCAAGTACATGGATTCAAAAGGTGTCTAGGTGAATTGTTCAAATGCAAATTCTAATATTCTGAGTAATATATGACACCTGTTCCTACCTCCGGAGAAGAATCACAGTCTCCAAAGGCATCTGCAAAGTCAGAATGACTTTTCCTCAGAGTCTGGTCAGCAGGCAGAGTGTTGTCATTGTAAGATGTCACGAATTTAAAGTCACTGGTTCTGGAACCTGTTGTCAGGTAGGCGTCATAATTGTAAGTGCTGCGTAAAGTTCCTGTGCCATCAACATCTGCGTAATTAGGAGGGAGATAAGCACTGGGGATGGCGACAGCTCCGTCAAACAACATTCTGGGCTTTCTCCTGCGACAAAACCTCACacccaggatgatgatgatgaaagtcAGAAAAAAGGTAGAGACAGAGACCAAAGCGATGATCAGGTAAGAGGTCAGTTTTGAATTCTTCTCATCATAAGAAATGTCCTTCAGCTCTGGTACCTCAGCCAAGTTATCAGAAATTAGTAAATACATGGAACaggtggcagacagagagggctGTCCATTATCTTTCACAGCCACAATAAGGTTCTGTTTCATGCTGTCAGATTCAGAAATGTCCCGCTGTGTCCTGATCTCTCCGCTGTGGACACCAATAGTGAAAAGTCCCGGATCAGTGGATTTGACTATTTGATAGGACAGCCAGGCGTTCTGTCCGGAGTCCGCATCCACCGCGATCACTTTGGACACCAGAGAGCCTCCGTGTGCAGCTTTGGGGACCAGCTCGGTCATGAAGGAATTTCCCTCCGGGGCCGGGTACAGTATCTGAGGAGAGTTGTCGTTCACATCCGATATGAAGACGCTGACGGTCACGTTGCTGCTGAGCGGAGGAGAACCGTTGTCTCTGGCCATCACGTGGACTTTAAAGCTCCTGAACTGTTCATAATCAAACGACCTCACAGCGTGGATCACCCCCGTGTCTCCATTAACTGATAGATAGGAGGACACCTGGGCACCGTTCACCTCACTAGGTAACAGAGAATAAACCACTGTGCCGTTTTGTCTCCAGTCGGGGTCTCGAGCAGTAACGGAACATAACGTGGAGCCaggtttgttattttcagtcacATATGCGCTGTAGGAATGTTCCTCAAACACAGGTGGGTTGTCGTTGATGTCAGCGACAGATAACTGAACAGTtttagaggaggacagaggtggagagcCCTCGTCAGTGGCAGTGATTGTAATGTTGTAATCTGACACTAGTTCACGGTCCAGTTGTCCTGTGGTCACCAGAGAATAATAGTTTTTAATCGAAGGAACTAACTTAAAAGGGACATTTTGCTGAATGGAGCAGCGAACCTGTCTGTTACTCTCAGAGTCTCTGTCCTGCACGTTAATGATGCCCACCTCTGAACCAGGTGACACGTTCTCAGGTATGGGGCTAGTCAGTGATTTTAGATAAATAACTGGAGCATTGTCATTTATATCAGTAATTTCAATTATTAAGTTTGCATATGAAGCCAATCCCAGACCATCTTTCGCGCTGATCTGCATTTCATATAAAGAAGCTTTCTCGTAATCAATAGCTTCAACTACCCTAACCTCTCCAGTTTTAGGGTTTAAAGAAAACACGTTGCTATTTTCACCTGTAACAAGATTTAAACCATAAGTGACTTCCCCATACATTCCCTCGTCTGCATCAGTTGCACTCACTTTGATCACCAATGTATCCAGAGGAGAGTTTTCAGGCAGACTAGCTTTATAAACGGCCTGGTTAAACACCGGTACATTATCATTAGCATCCAGCACAGTGACGTGTAGTACTACGGTACCTGATCTCTGAGGAGAGCCACCATCAAAAGCAGTAAGCAACAGCACAATCTCTTTGTTATCCTCTCTGTCCAATTCTTTGTCTAAGACTAATTCACAGTATTTTCGGCCTCC from Limanda limanda chromosome 10, fLimLim1.1, whole genome shotgun sequence carries:
- the LOC133012183 gene encoding protocadherin beta-15-like, with the protein product MEVNRFALYSCGLAFVFCSFHPVTGDVSYSVAEEMKRGAVIGNIAKDLGLDLRGLSARKARIDTEDNNIQYCSVNINNGDFIVQERIDREGLCAKKASCVLKQELVLENPLELHRISIRVQDINDNSPQFKEDSLKIEIHESADKGARFQLDEAHDADIGENAVQGYSLQENEHFKLNVNTKDGGRKYCELVLDKELDREDNKEIVLLLTAFDGGSPQRSGTVVLHVTVLDANDNVPVFNQAVYKASLPENSPLDTLVIKVSATDADEGMYGEVTYGLNLVTGENSNVFSLNPKTGEVRVVEAIDYEKASLYEMQISAKDGLGLASYANLIIEITDINDNAPVIYLKSLTSPIPENVSPGSEVGIINVQDRDSESNRQVRCSIQQNVPFKLVPSIKNYYSLVTTGQLDRELVSDYNITITATDEGSPPLSSSKTVQLSVADINDNPPVFEEHSYSAYVTENNKPGSTLCSVTARDPDWRQNGTVVYSLLPSEVNGAQVSSYLSVNGDTGVIHAVRSFDYEQFRSFKVHVMARDNGSPPLSSNVTVSVFISDVNDNSPQILYPAPEGNSFMTELVPKAAHGGSLVSKVIAVDADSGQNAWLSYQIVKSTDPGLFTIGVHSGEIRTQRDISESDSMKQNLIVAVKDNGQPSLSATCSMYLLISDNLAEVPELKDISYDEKNSKLTSYLIIALVSVSTFFLTFIIIILGVRFCRRRKPRMLFDGAVAIPSAYLPPNYADVDGTGTLRSTYNYDAYLTTGSRTSDFKFVTSYNDNTLPADQTLRKSHSDFADAFGDCDSSPEVGTGVIYYSEY